A genome region from Oryzias melastigma strain HK-1 linkage group LG12, ASM292280v2, whole genome shotgun sequence includes the following:
- the dbh gene encoding dopamine beta-hydroxylase translates to MRIFNKHLRLQDVTIMYFTALAALMVILVASYQAPSVPVDVSSIKQSPSRSLPPLPMPFRAPLDPHGELLLAWNISYAKQEIYMELQVAKLKHGVVLGMSDRGELTNADLVVLWDSGTKSYFGDAWSDSEGHVSLDSQQDYELIEAKEKADGFYLLFKRPFSTCDPKDYLIEEGTVHIIYGLLDQPLASLEELNLSRIHTGLQRVLMLRPDDPSPTLGPDVQTMDVVAPDVIIPSQETTYWCFIQKLPENMPKNHIVMYESVITPGNEAIVHHIEVFECSPDMKDVPQYSGSCDDNMKPRKLNYCRHVLAAWAMGAEAFYYPPDAGLAMGGPGSSKFLRLEVHYHNPLLIAGRHDSSGIRLHYTRRLRPYDAGIMELGLVYTPVMAIPPKQRIFYLTGYCTSKCTQTALPQGGIYIFASQLHTHLAGRGVRTVLVRGGKEVEMVQEDQHFSTHYQTIRVLRKMVNVLPGDVLLTKCTYNTEDRSKPTVGGFGIMEEMCVNYIHYYPRTQLELCKSHVDMGYLQKYFNFINRFHGNEQCVCGEVDVTQQFSQLHWDDFTGEVLDSLYNTAPIFMHCNQSTARLFPGEWEKQPIPVVTSILDKPHYPCEGGAVPTG, encoded by the exons ATGAGGATCTTCAACAAGCACCTGCGGCTTCAGGATGTCACCATCATGTACTTCACGGCTCTGGCTGCACTGATGGTCATTTTGGTGGCTTCTTACCAGGCACCCTCTGTTCCTGTTGATGTGTCGAGTATCAAACAAAGTCCCTCCAGATCTCTCCCGCCTCTCCCCATGCCTTTCCGCGCACCCCTTGACCCCCACGGCGAGCTTCTGCTAGCCTGGAACATCAGCTACGCCAAACAGGAGATCTACATGGAGCTGCAGGTGGCGAAGCTCAAACACGGAGTGGTCCTGGGGATGTCTGACCGCGGTGAGCTGACCAATGCGGATTTGGTGGTGCTGTGGGATTCTGGGACCAAGAGTTACTTTGGG GATGCATGGAGTGACAGTGAGGGTCATGTATCGCTGGACAGCCAACAAGACTATGAGCTGATTGAGGCCAAAGAAAAAGCGGATGGATTCTATCTGCTCTTCAAAAGACCGTTTAGCACCTGCGATCCTAAAGACTACCTCATAGAG GAAGGAACTGTGCACATCATCTATGGGCTCCTGGATCAGCCTCTTGCCTCTCTGGAGGAGCTGAACCTTTCCAGGATCCACACAGGACTGCAGCGGGTGTTGATGCTTCGTCCCGATGACCCGTCGCCCACTCTGGGCCCAGATGTGCAGACAATGGATGTCGTGGCCCCTGATGTCATCATACCGAGTCAGGAGACCACCTACTGGTGCTTCATCCAAAAGCTGCCTGAAAACATGCCCAAGAATCACATCGTCATG TATGAGTCAGTGATAACTCCAGGTAACGAGGCCATTGTACATCACATCGAAGTGTTCGAATGCTCCCCTGACATGAAGGACGTTCCTCAATACAGCGGCTCCTGTGACGACAACATGAAACCACGAAAACTCAACTACTGCCGCCACGTTCTGGCCGCATGGGCCATGGGAGCAGAG GCTTTCTACTATCCTCCGGATGCTGGCTTAGCGATGGGCGGTCCGGGTTCCTCAAAGTTCCTTCGCCTGGAGGTCCATTATCACAACCCTCTTCTCATTGCCG GTCGGCATGACTCATCGGGGATCCGGCTGCACTACACCCGCCGCCTGAGGCCCTATGACGCAGGGATCATGGAGCTGGGCCTCGTTTACACTCCTGTCATGGCTATTCCTCCTAAACAACGTATTTTTTACCTCACCGGGTACTGCACATCCAAGTGTACTCAGACT GCTTTGCCTCAAGGGGGAATCTATATCTTTGCATCCCAGCTGCACACCCACCTGGCAGGTCGTGGGGTGAGGACTGTTCTGGTGAGGGGGGGCAAGGAGGTGGAGATGGTACAGGAAGATCAGCACTTCAGCACACACTACCAG aCTATCAGAGTTCTGCGGAAGATGGTGAACGTTTTACCT GGCGATGTCCTCTTAACAAAGTGTACTTACAACACAGAAGACAGGAGCAAGCCCACAGTG GGAGGCTTTGGCATCATGGAGGAGATGTGTGTCAACTACATTCACTACTACCCTCGTACTCAGCTGGAGCTCTGCAAAAGCCACGTCGACATGGGATACCTGCAGAAATACTTCAATTTCATCAACAG GTTCCATGGAAATGAGCAGTGTGTTTGCGGCGAGGTGGATGTGACTCAGCAGTTTTCTCAGTTGCACTGGGATGACTTCACAGGAGAAGTGCTAGACTCTCTTTACAACACGGCGCCCATCTTCATGCACTGCAATCAGTCGACTGCACGCCTCTTTCCT GGCGAGTGGGAAAAACAGCCTATACCAGTGGTGACCTCCATCCTCGACAAACCGCACTACCCCTGTGAGGGAGGGGCGGTCCCCACCGGCTGA
- the sardh gene encoding sarcosine dehydrogenase, mitochondrial isoform X2, giving the protein MAFVGRAVQRVALAARPSLSPLCRTSSRSYSSEHTNEKNVPYEMTLKQESGSSSGPTKPLPRSADVVVIGGGSLGCQTIYHLAKMGMTNVVLLEKDRLTAGTTWHTAGLLWQLRPSDVEVELLAHTRNVISKDLEEEIGLHTGWIQNGGLFIASNKQRLDEYKRLMSLGKVYGIESYVLSPAETKDLYPLMNVDDLYGTLYVPKDGTMDPAGTCTTLTRAASARGATVIENCPVTGIQVRTDDLGVKKVKAVETPHGTIETPCVVNCAGVWATKLGEMAGVKVPLIAMHHAYVVTERIEGIQNMPNVRDHDASVYLRLQGDALSVGGYEQNPIFWEEVNDKFAFSLFDLDWDVFMQHIEGAINRVPVLEQTGIKSTVCGPESFTADHKPLMGEAPEVRGFFLGCGFNSAGMMLGGGCGRELAHWIIHGRPERDMYGYDIRRFHHSLTDNKRWIRERSHESYAKNYSVVFPFDEPLASRNMRQDPFHQILTEQGCVFQERHGWERPGWFNKDGAAPVKDYDYYGAYEKRKNTSYKYNELLAKEYTFDFPPHHDVIKSECLSCRHDVAVFDMSYFGKFYLTGPDAKKAADWLFTADVNKKPGSTVYTCMLNKRGGAEADLTVSRLEPGTANLPLAPESNGDAYYLAIGGGVAEHNWNHIRTVLQDQGFRCQLTDHSEDMGMISIQGPKSREVLQEVLDTDLSNEAFPFSSHKVVAAAGHQVRAMRLSFVGELGWELHIPKNSCIPVYQAVMAAGAKHGIINSGYRAIDSLSIEKGYRHWHADLRPDDTPLEAGLAFTCKLKSSIPFQGRDRLEKQKEEGLRRRIVCFTIDEKVPMFGLEAIFRNGVPVGHLRRADYGFYIDKTLGYGYIRNPDGGVRSVLLL; this is encoded by the exons CTCGATCCTACAGCTCAGAACACACCAACGAGAAAAATGTTCCCTATGAGATGACTCTAAAACAGGAAAGTGGGAGCAGCTCAGGACCCACAAAGCCTTTACCCAG ATCAGCAGATGTGGTTGTGATCGGAGGAGGCAGCCTGGGCTGTCAGACCATCTACCACTTGGCTAAAATGGGGATGACCAATGTAGTTTTGCTGGAGAAAGACAGACTCACCGCTGGCACCACCTGGCACACTGCAG GCTTGCTGTGGCAGCTCCGTCCCAGCGACGTCGAGGTGGAGCTCCTGGCTCACACCAGAAACGTGATCAGCAAAGATCTGGAGGAGGAAATCGGTCTCCACACTGGCTGGATCCAGAATGGAGGACTCTTCATTGCTTCCAACAAGCAGAGACTGGATGAGTACAAAAGGCTCATGTCG CTGGGTAAAGTTTACGGCATCGAATCCTATGTCCTTTCGCCAGCGGAAACCAAAGATCTGTATCCATTGATGAATGTTGATGATCTGTACGGAACACTTTACGTTCCCAAAGATGGGACCATGGACCCTGCAGGAACCTGCACAACTCTGACCAGAGCCGCTTCTGCTAGGGGAGCCACT GTGATTGAGAACTGCCCTGTGACTGGAATTCAAGTACGAACAGACGACCTTGGTGTGAAAAAGGTGAAGGCAGTGGAAACGCCCCATGGGACAATCGAGACGCCCTGCGTGGTGAACTGTGCAG GCGTTTGGGCCACCAAGTTGGGGGAAATGGCTGGAGTCAAGGTTCCTCTGATTGCTATGCATCACGCCTATGTGGTGACAGAGAGAATAGAAGGCATACAG AACATGCCGAATGTCAGGGACCACGACGCGTCCGTGTACCTGCGTCTTCAAGGTGACGCCCTGTCTGTGGGGGGTTATGAACAGAACCCCATCTTTTGGGAGGAA GTGAATGACAAGTTTGCCTTCAGCCTCTTTGACCTGGACTGGGATGTTTTCATGCAACACATTGAGGGTGCAATCAACAGAGTTCCTGTTCTGGAGCAGACTGGCATCAAGTCCACCGTCTGTGGACCAG AATCATTCACCGCGGACCACAAACCACTGATGGGAGAAGCTCCCGAAGTCCGAGGCTTTTTCCTGGGATGTGGCTTCAACAGTGCTG GTATGATGCTGGGAGGTGGATGTGGCAGAGAGCTCGCTCACTGGATCATACACGGCCGGCCCGAAAGGGACATGTACGGATATGACATAAG GCGTTTCCATCACTCACTCACAGACAATAAACGCTGGATCAGAGAGAGGAGCCATGAGTCATATGCTAAAAACTACTCTGTGGTGTTTCCCTTTGATGAGCCGCTGGCCAGCAGAAATATGAGGCAGGACCCCTTCCACCAG ATTTTGACAGAGCAGGGTTGTGTGTTCCAAGAACGGCATGGCTGGGAGAGACCCGGATGGTTCAACAAAGATGGAGCTGCTCCA gTTAAAGACTATGATTATTATGGAGCTTACGAGAAAAGGAAGAACACATCCTACAAATACAATGAACTGCTGGCTAAAGAATACACCTTCGACTTTCCTCCTCACCACGATGTG ATCAAGAGCGAGTGCCTCTCGTGCAGACACGACGTGGCTGTCTTTGACATGTCCTACTTTGGGAAGTTCTATCTCACCGGACCAGATGCCAAGAAGGCAGCTGATTGGCTGTTCACAGCTGATGTCAACAAGAAGCCAG GCTCTACTGTGTACACCTGTATGTTGAAtaaaagaggaggagcagaggccGACCTGACAGTGAGCAGACTAGAGCCTGGTACTGCTAACCTGCCCTTGGCTCCTGAATCCAACG GTGATGCATATTACCTGGCTATTGGAGGTGGTGTTGCTGAGCACAACTGGAACCACATTCGAACAGTTCTTCAGGACCAGGGCTTCCGCTGCCAGCTGACGGACCACTCTGAAGACATGGGGATGATCAGCATCCAGGGACCCAAAAG ccgAGAAGTTCTACAGGAGGTTTTGGACACAGACCTGAGCAATGaagcttttccattttcttctcaTAAAGTTGTCGCCGCGGCCGGACATCAG GTGCGAGCGATGCGTCTGTCGTTTGTCGGGGAGCTGGGCTGGGAGCTGCACATTCCCAAAAACTCTTGTATTCCAGTGTACCAAGCTGTCATGGCTGCTGGTGCAAAACACGGCATCATCAACTCGGGCTACAGAGCCATCGACTCTCTGAGCATAGAGAAAg GATACAGACACTGGCACGCCGACCTGCGCCCTGATGACACACCCTTGGAGGCGGGGCTCGCCTTTACATGCAAGCTGAAGAGCTCCATCCCATTCCAGGGCAGAGATAGACTGGAGAAGCAAAAGGAGGAGGGGCTTAGGAGGCGCATCGTCTGCTTCACCATTGATGA GAAAGTACCAATGTTTGGCCTGGAGGCCATTTTCCGTAATGGCGTTCCTGTTGGTCACCTGCGGCGAGCTGACTATGGCTTCTACATCGATAAAACTCTCGGCTATGGGTACATCCGAAACCCAGATGGAGGAGTG AGGAGTGTGTTACTGTTGTGA
- the sardh gene encoding sarcosine dehydrogenase, mitochondrial isoform X1, giving the protein MAFVGRAVQRVALAARPSLSPLCRTSSRSYSSEHTNEKNVPYEMTLKQESGSSSGPTKPLPRSADVVVIGGGSLGCQTIYHLAKMGMTNVVLLEKDRLTAGTTWHTAGLLWQLRPSDVEVELLAHTRNVISKDLEEEIGLHTGWIQNGGLFIASNKQRLDEYKRLMSLGKVYGIESYVLSPAETKDLYPLMNVDDLYGTLYVPKDGTMDPAGTCTTLTRAASARGATVIENCPVTGIQVRTDDLGVKKVKAVETPHGTIETPCVVNCAGVWATKLGEMAGVKVPLIAMHHAYVVTERIEGIQNMPNVRDHDASVYLRLQGDALSVGGYEQNPIFWEEVNDKFAFSLFDLDWDVFMQHIEGAINRVPVLEQTGIKSTVCGPESFTADHKPLMGEAPEVRGFFLGCGFNSAGMMLGGGCGRELAHWIIHGRPERDMYGYDIRRFHHSLTDNKRWIRERSHESYAKNYSVVFPFDEPLASRNMRQDPFHQILTEQGCVFQERHGWERPGWFNKDGAAPVKDYDYYGAYEKRKNTSYKYNELLAKEYTFDFPPHHDVIKSECLSCRHDVAVFDMSYFGKFYLTGPDAKKAADWLFTADVNKKPGSTVYTCMLNKRGGAEADLTVSRLEPGTANLPLAPESNGDAYYLAIGGGVAEHNWNHIRTVLQDQGFRCQLTDHSEDMGMISIQGPKSREVLQEVLDTDLSNEAFPFSSHKVVAAAGHQVRAMRLSFVGELGWELHIPKNSCIPVYQAVMAAGAKHGIINSGYRAIDSLSIEKGYRHWHADLRPDDTPLEAGLAFTCKLKSSIPFQGRDRLEKQKEEGLRRRIVCFTIDEKVPMFGLEAIFRNGVPVGHLRRADYGFYIDKTLGYGYIRNPDGGVVSADFIKSGEFTLERMGVTYQAKAHIKTPFDPENKRVKGIYD; this is encoded by the exons CTCGATCCTACAGCTCAGAACACACCAACGAGAAAAATGTTCCCTATGAGATGACTCTAAAACAGGAAAGTGGGAGCAGCTCAGGACCCACAAAGCCTTTACCCAG ATCAGCAGATGTGGTTGTGATCGGAGGAGGCAGCCTGGGCTGTCAGACCATCTACCACTTGGCTAAAATGGGGATGACCAATGTAGTTTTGCTGGAGAAAGACAGACTCACCGCTGGCACCACCTGGCACACTGCAG GCTTGCTGTGGCAGCTCCGTCCCAGCGACGTCGAGGTGGAGCTCCTGGCTCACACCAGAAACGTGATCAGCAAAGATCTGGAGGAGGAAATCGGTCTCCACACTGGCTGGATCCAGAATGGAGGACTCTTCATTGCTTCCAACAAGCAGAGACTGGATGAGTACAAAAGGCTCATGTCG CTGGGTAAAGTTTACGGCATCGAATCCTATGTCCTTTCGCCAGCGGAAACCAAAGATCTGTATCCATTGATGAATGTTGATGATCTGTACGGAACACTTTACGTTCCCAAAGATGGGACCATGGACCCTGCAGGAACCTGCACAACTCTGACCAGAGCCGCTTCTGCTAGGGGAGCCACT GTGATTGAGAACTGCCCTGTGACTGGAATTCAAGTACGAACAGACGACCTTGGTGTGAAAAAGGTGAAGGCAGTGGAAACGCCCCATGGGACAATCGAGACGCCCTGCGTGGTGAACTGTGCAG GCGTTTGGGCCACCAAGTTGGGGGAAATGGCTGGAGTCAAGGTTCCTCTGATTGCTATGCATCACGCCTATGTGGTGACAGAGAGAATAGAAGGCATACAG AACATGCCGAATGTCAGGGACCACGACGCGTCCGTGTACCTGCGTCTTCAAGGTGACGCCCTGTCTGTGGGGGGTTATGAACAGAACCCCATCTTTTGGGAGGAA GTGAATGACAAGTTTGCCTTCAGCCTCTTTGACCTGGACTGGGATGTTTTCATGCAACACATTGAGGGTGCAATCAACAGAGTTCCTGTTCTGGAGCAGACTGGCATCAAGTCCACCGTCTGTGGACCAG AATCATTCACCGCGGACCACAAACCACTGATGGGAGAAGCTCCCGAAGTCCGAGGCTTTTTCCTGGGATGTGGCTTCAACAGTGCTG GTATGATGCTGGGAGGTGGATGTGGCAGAGAGCTCGCTCACTGGATCATACACGGCCGGCCCGAAAGGGACATGTACGGATATGACATAAG GCGTTTCCATCACTCACTCACAGACAATAAACGCTGGATCAGAGAGAGGAGCCATGAGTCATATGCTAAAAACTACTCTGTGGTGTTTCCCTTTGATGAGCCGCTGGCCAGCAGAAATATGAGGCAGGACCCCTTCCACCAG ATTTTGACAGAGCAGGGTTGTGTGTTCCAAGAACGGCATGGCTGGGAGAGACCCGGATGGTTCAACAAAGATGGAGCTGCTCCA gTTAAAGACTATGATTATTATGGAGCTTACGAGAAAAGGAAGAACACATCCTACAAATACAATGAACTGCTGGCTAAAGAATACACCTTCGACTTTCCTCCTCACCACGATGTG ATCAAGAGCGAGTGCCTCTCGTGCAGACACGACGTGGCTGTCTTTGACATGTCCTACTTTGGGAAGTTCTATCTCACCGGACCAGATGCCAAGAAGGCAGCTGATTGGCTGTTCACAGCTGATGTCAACAAGAAGCCAG GCTCTACTGTGTACACCTGTATGTTGAAtaaaagaggaggagcagaggccGACCTGACAGTGAGCAGACTAGAGCCTGGTACTGCTAACCTGCCCTTGGCTCCTGAATCCAACG GTGATGCATATTACCTGGCTATTGGAGGTGGTGTTGCTGAGCACAACTGGAACCACATTCGAACAGTTCTTCAGGACCAGGGCTTCCGCTGCCAGCTGACGGACCACTCTGAAGACATGGGGATGATCAGCATCCAGGGACCCAAAAG ccgAGAAGTTCTACAGGAGGTTTTGGACACAGACCTGAGCAATGaagcttttccattttcttctcaTAAAGTTGTCGCCGCGGCCGGACATCAG GTGCGAGCGATGCGTCTGTCGTTTGTCGGGGAGCTGGGCTGGGAGCTGCACATTCCCAAAAACTCTTGTATTCCAGTGTACCAAGCTGTCATGGCTGCTGGTGCAAAACACGGCATCATCAACTCGGGCTACAGAGCCATCGACTCTCTGAGCATAGAGAAAg GATACAGACACTGGCACGCCGACCTGCGCCCTGATGACACACCCTTGGAGGCGGGGCTCGCCTTTACATGCAAGCTGAAGAGCTCCATCCCATTCCAGGGCAGAGATAGACTGGAGAAGCAAAAGGAGGAGGGGCTTAGGAGGCGCATCGTCTGCTTCACCATTGATGA GAAAGTACCAATGTTTGGCCTGGAGGCCATTTTCCGTAATGGCGTTCCTGTTGGTCACCTGCGGCGAGCTGACTATGGCTTCTACATCGATAAAACTCTCGGCTATGGGTACATCCGAAACCCAGATGGAGGAGTG gtgagtgcagattttattaaaagtggCGAGTTCACTCTGGAGAGGATGGGGGTGACGTACCAAGCAAAGGCACACATTAAAACTCCGTTTGACCCGGAGAACAAACGTGTCAAAGGCATTTATGACTGA
- the sardh gene encoding sarcosine dehydrogenase, mitochondrial isoform X3, with protein sequence MAFVGRAVQRVALAARPSLSPLCRTSSRSYSSEHTNEKNVPYEMTLKQESGSSSGPTKPLPRSADVVVIGGGSLGCQTIYHLAKMGMTNVVLLEKDRLTAGTTWHTAGLLWQLRPSDVEVELLAHTRNVISKDLEEEIGLHTGWIQNGGLFIASNKQRLDEYKRLMSLGKVYGIESYVLSPAETKDLYPLMNVDDLYGTLYVPKDGTMDPAGTCTTLTRAASARGATVIENCPVTGIQVRTDDLGVKKVKAVETPHGTIETPCVVNCAGVWATKLGEMAGVKVPLIAMHHAYVVTERIEGIQNMPNVRDHDASVYLRLQGDALSVGGYEQNPIFWEEVNDKFAFSLFDLDWDVFMQHIEGAINRVPVLEQTGIKSTVCGPESFTADHKPLMGEAPEVRGFFLGCGFNSAGMMLGGGCGRELAHWIIHGRPERDMYGYDIRRFHHSLTDNKRWIRERSHESYAKNYSVVFPFDEPLASRNMRQDPFHQILTEQGCVFQERHGWERPGWFNKDGAAPVKDYDYYGAYEKRKNTSYKYNELLAKEYTFDFPPHHDVIKSECLSCRHDVAVFDMSYFGKFYLTGPDAKKAADWLFTADVNKKPGSTVYTCMLNKRGGAEADLTVSRLEPGTANLPLAPESNGDAYYLAIGGGVAEHNWNHIRTVLQDQGFRCQLTDHSEDMGMISIQGPKRCERCVCRLSGSWAGSCTFPKTLVFQCTKLSWLLVQNTASSTRATEPSTL encoded by the exons CTCGATCCTACAGCTCAGAACACACCAACGAGAAAAATGTTCCCTATGAGATGACTCTAAAACAGGAAAGTGGGAGCAGCTCAGGACCCACAAAGCCTTTACCCAG ATCAGCAGATGTGGTTGTGATCGGAGGAGGCAGCCTGGGCTGTCAGACCATCTACCACTTGGCTAAAATGGGGATGACCAATGTAGTTTTGCTGGAGAAAGACAGACTCACCGCTGGCACCACCTGGCACACTGCAG GCTTGCTGTGGCAGCTCCGTCCCAGCGACGTCGAGGTGGAGCTCCTGGCTCACACCAGAAACGTGATCAGCAAAGATCTGGAGGAGGAAATCGGTCTCCACACTGGCTGGATCCAGAATGGAGGACTCTTCATTGCTTCCAACAAGCAGAGACTGGATGAGTACAAAAGGCTCATGTCG CTGGGTAAAGTTTACGGCATCGAATCCTATGTCCTTTCGCCAGCGGAAACCAAAGATCTGTATCCATTGATGAATGTTGATGATCTGTACGGAACACTTTACGTTCCCAAAGATGGGACCATGGACCCTGCAGGAACCTGCACAACTCTGACCAGAGCCGCTTCTGCTAGGGGAGCCACT GTGATTGAGAACTGCCCTGTGACTGGAATTCAAGTACGAACAGACGACCTTGGTGTGAAAAAGGTGAAGGCAGTGGAAACGCCCCATGGGACAATCGAGACGCCCTGCGTGGTGAACTGTGCAG GCGTTTGGGCCACCAAGTTGGGGGAAATGGCTGGAGTCAAGGTTCCTCTGATTGCTATGCATCACGCCTATGTGGTGACAGAGAGAATAGAAGGCATACAG AACATGCCGAATGTCAGGGACCACGACGCGTCCGTGTACCTGCGTCTTCAAGGTGACGCCCTGTCTGTGGGGGGTTATGAACAGAACCCCATCTTTTGGGAGGAA GTGAATGACAAGTTTGCCTTCAGCCTCTTTGACCTGGACTGGGATGTTTTCATGCAACACATTGAGGGTGCAATCAACAGAGTTCCTGTTCTGGAGCAGACTGGCATCAAGTCCACCGTCTGTGGACCAG AATCATTCACCGCGGACCACAAACCACTGATGGGAGAAGCTCCCGAAGTCCGAGGCTTTTTCCTGGGATGTGGCTTCAACAGTGCTG GTATGATGCTGGGAGGTGGATGTGGCAGAGAGCTCGCTCACTGGATCATACACGGCCGGCCCGAAAGGGACATGTACGGATATGACATAAG GCGTTTCCATCACTCACTCACAGACAATAAACGCTGGATCAGAGAGAGGAGCCATGAGTCATATGCTAAAAACTACTCTGTGGTGTTTCCCTTTGATGAGCCGCTGGCCAGCAGAAATATGAGGCAGGACCCCTTCCACCAG ATTTTGACAGAGCAGGGTTGTGTGTTCCAAGAACGGCATGGCTGGGAGAGACCCGGATGGTTCAACAAAGATGGAGCTGCTCCA gTTAAAGACTATGATTATTATGGAGCTTACGAGAAAAGGAAGAACACATCCTACAAATACAATGAACTGCTGGCTAAAGAATACACCTTCGACTTTCCTCCTCACCACGATGTG ATCAAGAGCGAGTGCCTCTCGTGCAGACACGACGTGGCTGTCTTTGACATGTCCTACTTTGGGAAGTTCTATCTCACCGGACCAGATGCCAAGAAGGCAGCTGATTGGCTGTTCACAGCTGATGTCAACAAGAAGCCAG GCTCTACTGTGTACACCTGTATGTTGAAtaaaagaggaggagcagaggccGACCTGACAGTGAGCAGACTAGAGCCTGGTACTGCTAACCTGCCCTTGGCTCCTGAATCCAACG GTGATGCATATTACCTGGCTATTGGAGGTGGTGTTGCTGAGCACAACTGGAACCACATTCGAACAGTTCTTCAGGACCAGGGCTTCCGCTGCCAGCTGACGGACCACTCTGAAGACATGGGGATGATCAGCATCCAGGGACCCAAAAG GTGCGAGCGATGCGTCTGTCGTTTGTCGGGGAGCTGGGCTGGGAGCTGCACATTCCCAAAAACTCTTGTATTCCAGTGTACCAAGCTGTCATGGCTGCTGGTGCAAAACACGGCATCATCAACTCGGGCTACAGAGCCATCGACTCTCTGA